In the Arthrobacter sp. CDRTa11 genome, TCCCACAGCCTGCCGTCGTCGGCCTCAACGTTCCCCATGCCCTGTATTGTCCGGGAACTCCCAAAAGGTTTCACAAAGCAGGAGATTTTCTCAATAGTTTTTGATCTGGGAAATGCTATGCGGCCGGCCGTTCAATTTAAGGAAACAGAAGCGCTCGGTTCTCGGGGGTTTGAACGGCTGATCGTCCGGACGCGGCCGCCAGCAAAAGTCCCTTTAGGGGATCGTGTCCCCAACCCAATGTGTGCCTGCAACGAGCACTGCCGTGGTGGCTAGCGCGGCGCGCACTGTGTTTGAAGCCGTCCAGCGGCGACGGTAAACCGCCCAGAAAGCTGCGCCTTCTCGTTCGAGCCGCCGGTTGAGTGGAACGTTGACTCCCAGGGTCACTATCGTGCTGGCCAAGGATGCTCCTGCGACCACCAGGTCGACGCCGGATTCCCGCGGTGCTGCTGTTACGGCTAGTCCGATGGCTGCTGCGGCGGCGGATCCGAAGATCAGGATAAATGGGCCGCGTTCGGCCGCTCTGTTGATGCTGACCATAGCGGCGGTGGCATCCTGTTCATTGAGGCGTCCGAGCGCCGGCATCACCATTGTTGAAAACGCCGCGTAGACGCCACCTACCAGCCCCGCCCCAATAACGGCGGCCACGTGGATCATGACCAGGCCCCGGAGTTTGCATTGCGTCGCGCGTATGCGTTGAGTGATGATGCGGGTCGGCCAGGGAGTTGATTAACTTCGGCGGCCAGGCTGTCAAGTATGCCGGCCCCGGAGCGGCCGGCGCCGCCGAGGATAAGAGTATTCATGCCTTTAGTAAACCCTGCGAGGCGTAG is a window encoding:
- a CDS encoding anthrone oxygenase family protein, coding for MIHVAAVIGAGLVGGVYAAFSTMVMPALGRLNEQDATAAMVSINRAAERGPFILIFGSAAAAAIGLAVTAAPRESGVDLVVAGASLASTIVTLGVNVPLNRRLEREGAAFWAVYRRRWTASNTVRAALATTAVLVAGTHWVGDTIP